Proteins from a genomic interval of Microbacterium phyllosphaerae:
- a CDS encoding 1,4-dihydroxy-2-naphthoyl-CoA synthase has translation MTSAFVSDLFDPDEWVLAPGAEDYTDITAHVSTDGGVARIAFNRPEVRNAFRPHTVDELYRALDDARQNPRIGAVLLTGNGPSPKDGGWAFCSGGDQRIRGRDGYKYSDDETTVHDPARAGRLHILEVQRLIRFMPKVVIAVVPGWAAGGGHSLHVVCDLTIASAEEARFKQTDADVGSFDAGYGSAYMARQTGQKFAREVFFLAEEYSAQRAYEAGAVNRVVPHAELEREALKMARTVLTKSPTAIRMLKFAFNAVDDGLVGQQVFAGEATRLAYGTDEAVEGRDSFLEKRDPDWTSFPWHY, from the coding sequence GTGACCAGCGCATTCGTCTCAGACCTGTTCGACCCGGACGAATGGGTGCTCGCGCCCGGGGCCGAGGACTACACCGACATCACCGCCCACGTGAGCACCGACGGCGGAGTCGCGCGGATCGCGTTCAACCGTCCTGAGGTGCGCAACGCCTTCCGACCGCACACGGTCGACGAGCTGTACCGTGCGCTCGATGACGCGAGGCAGAACCCCCGTATCGGAGCCGTGCTGCTGACGGGCAACGGCCCGAGCCCGAAGGACGGCGGCTGGGCCTTCTGCTCCGGGGGCGATCAGCGCATCCGCGGACGCGACGGCTACAAGTACTCCGACGATGAGACGACCGTGCACGACCCGGCGCGAGCCGGCCGACTGCACATCCTCGAGGTGCAGCGACTCATCCGCTTCATGCCCAAGGTCGTCATCGCGGTCGTCCCTGGGTGGGCGGCAGGCGGCGGACACTCGCTGCACGTCGTGTGCGATCTCACGATCGCGTCGGCCGAGGAGGCGCGGTTCAAGCAGACCGACGCCGACGTGGGCAGCTTCGACGCCGGCTACGGCTCGGCCTACATGGCGCGGCAGACCGGGCAGAAGTTCGCGCGAGAGGTGTTCTTCCTCGCCGAGGAGTACTCGGCGCAGCGTGCTTACGAGGCCGGTGCGGTGAACCGCGTCGTGCCGCACGCCGAGCTCGAGCGCGAGGCGCTGAAGATGGCGCGCACCGTTCTCACCAAGTCGCCGACCGCCATCCGGATGCTGAAGTTCGCCTTCAACGCGGTCGATGACGGGCTCGTCGGCCAGCAGGTGTTCGCGGGTGAGGCCACGCGTCTCGCCTACGGCACCGACGAGGCTGTGGAGGGGCGCGACTCGTTCCTCGAGAAGCGGGATCCGGACTGGACGTCCTTCCCCTGGCACTACTGA
- a CDS encoding AMP-binding protein: MVALRSTDAEDPAELRDALERALDGGPALGFGMLGDAPSWVPEGTAVVIATSGSSGIPKRVALSGEALRASADATAARIGAGRWLLALPAGYVAGLQVIVRSLVAGTHPVALSGRFSPASFAESTLSMLRPSSAASGSIPDLYTSLVPAQLSTLLDAADDGPVLAALRAYRAILVGGQALPEPLRDRAADLGVRLVRTYGSTETSGGCVYDGVPLDTVGARTVDGELRIAGPMLADGYLGDGELTAKNFSRDEHGIRWYHTGDLGLLDDGVVRVHGRADNVIVSGGINVSLDRVERLVRRIPGLTGAVVVGVEDERWGEASVIVAPRGEALRRSESEQLSHARDVVAEELGKHARPARLILVDELDVLSSGKPDRESIRRAVAELH, encoded by the coding sequence ATGGTCGCGTTGAGATCGACGGATGCCGAGGATCCGGCCGAGCTCCGCGACGCTCTCGAGCGCGCGCTCGACGGCGGGCCTGCGCTGGGATTCGGCATGCTCGGCGACGCCCCGAGTTGGGTGCCCGAGGGCACTGCGGTCGTGATCGCGACCTCGGGGTCGAGCGGCATCCCCAAGCGGGTCGCCCTGAGCGGCGAGGCTCTGCGCGCGAGCGCGGACGCCACGGCAGCGAGGATCGGCGCCGGCCGCTGGCTGCTCGCTCTGCCCGCGGGCTACGTCGCGGGACTCCAGGTCATCGTGCGGTCGCTGGTCGCGGGCACGCATCCGGTCGCGCTGAGCGGCCGGTTCTCACCCGCATCCTTCGCGGAGTCGACCCTGTCTATGCTCCGTCCGTCGTCCGCGGCATCAGGCTCGATCCCCGACCTCTACACGTCTCTCGTCCCCGCGCAGCTCTCGACACTGCTCGATGCGGCGGATGACGGCCCTGTGCTCGCCGCCCTGCGGGCGTACCGTGCGATCCTCGTCGGAGGGCAGGCGCTGCCGGAGCCGTTGCGCGATCGCGCCGCAGATCTCGGAGTCCGCCTCGTGCGCACGTACGGATCCACAGAGACCAGCGGAGGATGCGTGTACGACGGCGTGCCGCTCGACACCGTCGGCGCGCGCACCGTCGACGGCGAGCTGCGCATCGCGGGCCCGATGCTCGCCGACGGGTACCTGGGCGACGGAGAGCTCACGGCGAAGAACTTCTCGCGCGACGAGCACGGCATCCGCTGGTACCACACGGGTGATCTCGGGCTCCTCGACGACGGCGTGGTGCGGGTGCACGGCCGCGCGGACAACGTGATCGTCTCCGGCGGCATCAATGTCTCCCTCGACCGGGTCGAGAGGCTCGTGCGCCGCATCCCCGGTCTCACGGGAGCGGTCGTGGTGGGTGTCGAGGACGAGCGCTGGGGCGAGGCATCGGTGATCGTGGCGCCTCGAGGTGAGGCGCTGCGGCGCAGCGAGTCCGAGCAGCTGTCGCACGCGCGTGACGTGGTCGCGGAAGAGCTGGGCAAGCACGCCCGACCCGCGCGGCTGATCCTCGTCGACGAGCTCGACGTGCTCTCGTCAGGAAAACCTGACCGCGAGTCCATCAGGCGAGCTGTCGCAGAACTGCACTGA
- a CDS encoding class I SAM-dependent methyltransferase yields the protein MATYTHGHHETVLRSHSSRTIANSAEYLRPHLTAGARLLDVGAGPGSITVDFAGVVGHVTATEIDENALSLSRDLAASKGLTNLDFCVEDVHSLSFADDSFDIVHAHQVLQHVGDPVQALREMRRVTAPGGIVAVRDADYAGFIWFPVLPELDRWLDLYRRAARANGGEPDAGRRLLAWARAAGFDDVTATTSNWTYATPEDRAWWGGMWADRILESALARQLVDSDMATSADLQAISDAWKRWADDGDGWYLVPHGEIIARA from the coding sequence ATGGCCACCTACACGCACGGACATCACGAGACCGTCCTCCGCTCACACAGCAGCCGCACCATCGCGAACTCGGCGGAGTACCTGCGACCGCACCTCACCGCGGGCGCACGACTCCTCGATGTCGGAGCGGGCCCCGGCAGCATCACGGTCGACTTCGCCGGCGTCGTCGGTCACGTCACGGCGACCGAGATCGACGAGAACGCCCTCTCGCTGTCGCGCGATCTCGCGGCGAGCAAGGGGCTCACGAACCTCGACTTCTGCGTCGAGGACGTGCACTCACTGAGCTTCGCCGACGACAGCTTCGACATCGTGCACGCGCACCAGGTGCTGCAGCACGTCGGCGATCCGGTGCAGGCACTCCGGGAGATGCGTCGGGTGACGGCACCCGGCGGGATCGTCGCCGTGCGCGACGCCGACTACGCAGGCTTCATCTGGTTCCCGGTGCTCCCGGAACTCGACCGGTGGCTCGACCTCTACCGACGGGCGGCGCGAGCGAACGGCGGCGAGCCCGATGCAGGGCGGCGCCTGCTCGCCTGGGCGCGGGCAGCCGGATTCGACGACGTCACGGCGACGACCTCGAACTGGACGTACGCGACACCGGAGGACCGCGCCTGGTGGGGCGGCATGTGGGCCGACCGCATCCTCGAGTCCGCGCTCGCCCGGCAGCTGGTCGACAGCGACATGGCGACGTCCGCAGACCTGCAGGCGATCAGCGACGCCTGGAAGCGCTGGGCCGATGACGGCGACGGCTGGTATCTCGTGCCGCACGGAGAGATCATCGCGCGCGCCTGA
- a CDS encoding ATP-binding protein, which translates to MIRPLSRTALILDIVGAALLFVILTPFSIVFYGPGALGEGVDGMAVVAVVVPGILMFGGVAIGRLAPGLALAAAWAGAIVQMLAGYGPLPIDLAILLVLYATAAWGSRAVLWWGFGSALFGGFVAAGFLVVVTGVASGASGWDQLTTGTLLLAVSVLALGFAWVCGLLWRVVLRARSTRSAQLQAESLAAEEQERVRIARDMHDIVAHSLAVVIAQADGARYAAAAKPEVATEALGTIAQTARGALSDVRLLLTQLRHRQGDGPQPTLADLEALFAQVRQAGIEPRITVDPTPPGEPPGAIQLAVYRILQEALTNAIRHGDGAVDVHLAWLPERVDIQVRNTVGREQTQSGGGHGLIGMRERAQLVGGSLQAERQGVQFVVRASLPIGEAE; encoded by the coding sequence GTGATCCGCCCGCTCTCCCGCACGGCGCTGATCCTCGACATCGTCGGGGCGGCGCTGCTCTTCGTCATCCTGACCCCGTTCTCGATCGTGTTCTACGGCCCGGGGGCCCTGGGCGAGGGTGTCGACGGGATGGCGGTCGTGGCGGTCGTGGTGCCGGGCATCCTGATGTTCGGCGGCGTGGCGATCGGCAGGCTCGCGCCGGGGCTCGCGCTCGCCGCGGCCTGGGCGGGTGCGATCGTCCAGATGCTCGCCGGATACGGCCCCCTGCCCATCGACCTCGCGATCCTTCTCGTGCTGTACGCGACCGCCGCCTGGGGCTCACGGGCCGTGCTGTGGTGGGGGTTCGGATCAGCGCTCTTCGGTGGGTTCGTCGCGGCCGGCTTCCTGGTCGTCGTCACCGGGGTCGCTTCCGGTGCCAGCGGGTGGGACCAGCTGACCACCGGCACGCTGCTCCTCGCGGTCTCCGTGCTCGCGCTCGGATTCGCCTGGGTGTGCGGGTTGCTGTGGCGCGTGGTGCTGCGGGCGCGGAGCACCCGATCGGCTCAGCTGCAGGCGGAGTCGCTCGCTGCCGAAGAGCAGGAGCGTGTGCGAATCGCCCGTGACATGCACGACATCGTCGCGCACTCGCTGGCCGTGGTGATCGCACAGGCCGACGGCGCCCGGTATGCCGCGGCCGCGAAGCCGGAGGTGGCCACCGAAGCGCTGGGCACGATCGCGCAGACGGCCCGTGGCGCGTTGAGCGATGTCCGGCTGTTGCTCACCCAGCTGCGCCACCGTCAGGGCGACGGCCCCCAGCCCACTCTCGCCGACCTCGAAGCCCTGTTCGCGCAGGTGCGGCAGGCGGGCATCGAGCCGCGCATCACGGTCGACCCCACACCACCCGGCGAACCGCCCGGAGCGATTCAGCTCGCGGTCTACCGGATCCTGCAGGAGGCGCTCACCAACGCCATCCGGCACGGCGACGGTGCCGTCGACGTGCACCTCGCCTGGCTTCCCGAGCGCGTCGACATCCAGGTGCGCAACACCGTCGGCCGCGAGCAGACGCAGTCCGGCGGTGGGCACGGCCTGATCGGTATGCGGGAACGTGCGCAGCTGGTCGGCGGTAGCCTGCAGGCGGAGCGCCAGGGCGTGCAGTTCGTGGTCCGAGCGTCGCTCCCGATCGGAGAAGCCGAATGA
- a CDS encoding response regulator yields the protein MIRVVLVDDQALFRAGIRMLLASQPDIDVVGEAGDGREAIELVRATRPDVVLMDIRMPVMDGLTATAEILTQPDPPRIVMLTTFDLDEAAARAIRQGASGFLLKDADPEFLLAAIRTVHSGSSVIAASATRELFAHFAEAPKPVPAQFEALTDREREIFALAARGLSNSEIAAREYLSEATVKTHISRILTKLTLRDRVQLVVFAFEHGLA from the coding sequence ATGATCAGAGTCGTCCTCGTCGACGATCAGGCGCTGTTCCGCGCCGGCATCCGGATGCTGCTCGCCTCTCAGCCCGACATCGATGTCGTCGGCGAAGCCGGAGACGGACGGGAGGCGATCGAGCTCGTCCGCGCGACCCGCCCCGATGTGGTTCTGATGGACATCAGGATGCCGGTGATGGACGGACTCACCGCGACGGCCGAGATCCTGACCCAGCCCGACCCTCCTCGTATCGTGATGCTGACGACGTTCGACCTCGATGAGGCGGCGGCCCGCGCGATCCGGCAGGGCGCCAGCGGCTTCCTGCTGAAGGACGCGGATCCCGAGTTCCTGCTCGCCGCGATCCGCACCGTCCATTCGGGGTCGAGCGTCATCGCGGCATCCGCGACCCGCGAGCTGTTCGCGCACTTCGCCGAGGCGCCGAAGCCGGTGCCGGCGCAGTTCGAGGCGCTGACCGATCGAGAGCGCGAGATCTTCGCCCTGGCGGCGAGGGGCCTGTCCAACTCCGAGATCGCCGCCCGTGAGTACCTCAGCGAGGCCACCGTGAAGACCCACATCAGCCGCATCCTCACCAAGCTGACGCTGCGTGATCGAGTGCAGCTCGTGGTGTTCGCGTTCGAGCACGGACTCGCCTGA
- a CDS encoding ABC transporter ATP-binding protein, translating into MEITTTDLGLAARVQHLDKTYGAGESTVRALDDVSVGIRRGQFTAIMGPSGSGKSTLMHIMAGLDSPTQGRAWIGDTEITGLGDLDLTILRRRRVGFIFQAFNLVPTLTAHGNIMLPFELDGRRPSAIEKARIDGLIETLGLGSRLQHRPHQLSGGQQQRVAIARALATAPDLVFADEPTGNLDSKTGREVLQLLAAASREHGQSIAMVTHDAIAASHADRVLFLGDGRIVADHPRQSAEEISAYMLAAEVAA; encoded by the coding sequence ATGGAGATCACGACCACAGACCTCGGCCTCGCGGCCCGCGTCCAGCACCTCGACAAGACCTACGGCGCAGGCGAAAGCACCGTCCGCGCGCTCGACGACGTCAGCGTCGGCATCCGCCGCGGTCAGTTCACCGCGATCATGGGCCCCTCCGGCTCGGGCAAATCCACGCTGATGCACATCATGGCGGGGCTCGACAGCCCGACGCAGGGGCGAGCGTGGATCGGCGACACCGAGATCACGGGCCTCGGCGACCTCGATCTGACGATCCTGCGACGCCGTCGCGTCGGGTTCATCTTCCAGGCCTTCAACCTCGTGCCCACTCTCACGGCGCACGGCAACATCATGCTGCCGTTCGAACTCGACGGGCGGCGCCCGAGCGCGATCGAGAAGGCCCGCATCGACGGTCTGATCGAGACCCTCGGGCTCGGCTCGCGGCTGCAGCATCGTCCGCATCAGCTCTCGGGCGGCCAGCAGCAGCGTGTCGCGATCGCGCGGGCGTTGGCGACGGCGCCCGACCTCGTGTTCGCCGATGAGCCGACCGGGAACCTCGACTCGAAGACCGGGCGAGAGGTGCTGCAGCTGCTCGCCGCCGCGAGCCGCGAGCACGGGCAGTCCATCGCGATGGTCACCCACGACGCGATCGCGGCAAGTCACGCGGATCGGGTGCTGTTCCTCGGCGACGGACGCATCGTCGCCGACCACCCCCGTCAGAGCGCCGAGGAGATCTCGGCCTACATGCTCGCTGCCGAGGTGGCGGCATGA
- a CDS encoding ABC transporter permease: MTAVESPIRTVVPQTAATGPRLGWLRDRGMGASILVAALSAAFGVVLVETTAYLGAVLQADPFIGDSETLAFIVGLLSVLLTGVAMYVAAIVTANTFSTIIAGRTRQIALMRLIGATARSQRAEVGTQGFVVGVIGAALGLLAGLLIAAVGVQIGSQLIANVPEGFSLAQPFIALPAVGVALTTWAAAWAGSRRVLDVTPLQAIGGSVERTHDEVSRAGRHVGAWVLLVAGALLLAAGVVVGLVHPLGVVVAFVGGLLSFTGLALGAVLFMPPVLRLVGRMFGSSATARLAAENALRYPERSSRMAIGVVMGVTLVTMFAVALESVKQMLISQVDGETPAEFFTPFDAFAAVMMVLVAVSAVIAAVGLVNLLTIGVVQRRRELGLLRSIGLSNGQVRRMVLLEAAHITVAATLTGLVLGTVYGWIAAQSLLGSTPTLPDFEPAGLVAPHVPWLPIVIIVVATAVLTLVAAAAPTRLATRVVPVEALAAD; encoded by the coding sequence ATGACCGCCGTCGAATCCCCGATCCGCACGGTCGTCCCGCAGACCGCGGCGACGGGACCGCGCCTGGGATGGTTGCGTGACCGGGGCATGGGCGCCAGCATCCTCGTCGCCGCTCTCTCGGCCGCTTTCGGAGTCGTGCTGGTCGAGACCACCGCGTACCTCGGCGCCGTGCTGCAGGCCGACCCGTTCATCGGCGACAGCGAGACCCTCGCCTTCATCGTCGGCCTGCTCTCCGTCCTTCTCACGGGAGTCGCGATGTACGTCGCGGCGATCGTCACCGCCAACACGTTCTCGACGATCATCGCCGGCCGCACACGTCAGATCGCGCTCATGCGCCTGATCGGTGCGACCGCTCGGTCACAGCGCGCGGAGGTGGGCACGCAGGGATTCGTCGTCGGCGTCATCGGTGCCGCACTGGGGCTGCTGGCCGGTCTCCTGATCGCCGCGGTCGGCGTGCAGATCGGCTCCCAGCTGATCGCGAACGTTCCCGAGGGCTTCTCGCTCGCACAGCCCTTCATCGCTCTGCCGGCTGTCGGCGTCGCCCTCACGACCTGGGCTGCTGCCTGGGCGGGGTCGCGCCGGGTGCTCGACGTCACGCCGCTGCAGGCGATCGGCGGCTCGGTCGAGCGCACGCACGACGAGGTCTCGCGCGCAGGCCGTCACGTCGGTGCCTGGGTGCTGCTCGTGGCCGGGGCGCTCCTGCTCGCGGCCGGTGTCGTCGTGGGGCTGGTGCATCCGCTCGGTGTCGTCGTCGCGTTCGTCGGCGGGCTGCTGTCGTTCACCGGGCTCGCGCTCGGAGCGGTGCTGTTCATGCCTCCCGTGCTGCGACTGGTGGGGCGGATGTTCGGGTCGAGCGCCACCGCCCGGCTCGCCGCCGAGAACGCGCTGCGCTACCCCGAGCGCTCGTCGCGCATGGCCATCGGCGTGGTCATGGGGGTCACCCTGGTCACGATGTTCGCCGTCGCGCTCGAATCGGTCAAGCAGATGCTGATCAGTCAGGTCGACGGCGAGACGCCGGCCGAGTTCTTCACGCCGTTCGACGCCTTCGCCGCGGTGATGATGGTGCTCGTCGCCGTGTCTGCGGTGATCGCGGCGGTCGGCCTGGTCAACCTGCTGACGATCGGAGTCGTCCAGCGCCGTCGCGAGCTCGGACTGCTGCGCTCCATCGGTCTGTCCAACGGCCAGGTGCGCCGCATGGTGCTGCTCGAGGCCGCGCACATCACGGTGGCGGCCACTCTGACCGGTCTCGTGCTCGGGACGGTCTACGGGTGGATCGCCGCGCAGTCGCTGCTCGGCTCCACGCCGACGCTTCCGGACTTCGAACCGGCGGGCCTCGTCGCGCCGCACGTGCCGTGGCTGCCCATCGTGATCATCGTCGTCGCGACCGCCGTGCTCACCCTGGTCGCGGCCGCCGCTCCGACCAGGCTCGCCACCCGTGTGGTGCCTGTGGAGGCGCTCGCCGCGGACTGA
- a CDS encoding 2-phosphosulfolactate phosphatase yields MPSPFDQSTYQVRLEWGVEGLGRLAPADVVVVVDVLRFSSTVADAVASGASVSLDDAERWSRNGAAVAAAAKDSVVLLGCLRNASAVARAIAELQERRQARTSVAVIAAGEADAAGAVRFAVEDQLGAGAIVAALTDLGIDHTAPDAAVAAEGFRALRRALRHMINASGSAREIADGVAATERITAAGLLPVTPAGAAELDAHDVVPVLREGVFVAFG; encoded by the coding sequence ATGCCGTCTCCGTTCGATCAGTCCACGTATCAGGTGCGCCTCGAGTGGGGTGTCGAGGGACTCGGGCGTCTCGCGCCCGCCGACGTCGTCGTGGTGGTCGACGTCCTGCGGTTCTCGTCGACCGTTGCGGATGCCGTCGCATCCGGCGCCTCGGTCTCGCTCGACGATGCCGAGCGCTGGTCGCGCAACGGTGCAGCGGTCGCCGCCGCTGCGAAGGATTCGGTGGTCCTTCTCGGATGCCTCCGCAACGCCTCGGCGGTGGCACGAGCGATCGCCGAGCTGCAGGAGCGCAGACAGGCGCGGACCTCGGTCGCCGTGATCGCCGCGGGGGAGGCCGACGCTGCCGGGGCCGTGCGCTTTGCGGTGGAGGACCAGCTCGGCGCGGGCGCGATCGTCGCCGCGCTGACCGATCTGGGCATCGACCACACCGCACCCGACGCCGCCGTCGCCGCCGAAGGGTTCCGCGCGCTCCGGCGCGCCCTGCGTCACATGATCAACGCCAGCGGATCAGCGCGCGAGATCGCCGACGGAGTCGCCGCGACCGAGCGGATCACGGCTGCGGGTCTCCTCCCGGTGACGCCCGCCGGTGCCGCCGAGCTCGACGCGCATGATGTCGTCCCCGTGCTCCGTGAGGGCGTCTTCGTCGCCTTCGGCTGA
- a CDS encoding DUF3054 domain-containing protein — MRFVPALVLDAVLVLVFAVIGRASHDEDPGGFLLTAWPFIVALLLGHLVAALLPGRPRRPWSLGWGAVVWAVTVVGGMLLRVVSGDTAQVAFIIVATLVLGIFLVGWRAVAALLRRRAHRERQSGGADAAEAAGGERIDDGVVASSEDAAEQSPDASGPDAVPDSDPHTR; from the coding sequence ATGAGGTTCGTCCCCGCTCTCGTCCTCGACGCCGTGCTGGTGCTCGTGTTCGCCGTGATCGGTCGTGCATCGCACGACGAGGATCCCGGTGGCTTCCTGCTCACGGCCTGGCCGTTCATCGTCGCCCTCCTGCTCGGCCATCTCGTCGCCGCTCTGCTTCCGGGCAGACCGCGTCGGCCGTGGTCACTCGGCTGGGGCGCGGTCGTCTGGGCTGTCACGGTCGTCGGAGGGATGCTGCTGCGGGTCGTCTCGGGAGACACCGCGCAGGTGGCGTTCATCATCGTGGCGACGCTCGTGCTCGGGATCTTCCTCGTCGGCTGGCGGGCCGTGGCGGCGCTGCTGCGTCGGCGTGCCCATCGCGAGCGGCAGAGCGGCGGCGCGGATGCGGCCGAGGCGGCAGGCGGCGAGCGGATCGACGACGGTGTGGTCGCCTCGTCGGAGGATGCCGCGGAGCAGTCGCCCGACGCATCCGGGCCCGACGCCGTTCCGGATTCCGACCCCCACAC